In Vanessa cardui chromosome 28, ilVanCard2.1, whole genome shotgun sequence, one genomic interval encodes:
- the LOC124541685 gene encoding 60S ribosomal protein L32, with protein MAIRPVYRPQIVKKRTKRFIRHQSDRYDKLKRNWRKPRGIDNRVRRRFKGQYLMPSIGYGSNKKTRHMLPNGFRKVLVHNVRELEILMMQNRKYCAEIAHGVSSKKRKTIVERAQQLSIRVTNAAARLRSQENE; from the exons ATGGCTATCAGACCTGTGTACAGGCCCCAAATCGTCAAAAAGAGGACGAAAAGATTCATCAGACATCAATCTGATCGATATGACAAACTTAAACGCAACTGGCGTAAACCGAGAG GTATTGACAACAGGGTGCGCAGGCGTTTCAAGGGTCAATACTTGATGCCAAGCATTGGTTACGGTTCAAACAAAAAAACCCGTCACATGCTCCCAAATGGCTTCCGCAAG gtCCTCGTTCACAATGTACGCGAGTTGGAAATCCTCATGATGCAGAACAGGAAATACTGCGCAGAAATAGCTCACGGAGTTTCTTCTAAGAAGCGAAAGACCATCGTGGAACGCGCACAACAACTCAGTATCAGAGTCACCAACGCCGCCGCGCGTCTCCGCAGCCAGGAGAAcgaataa